Below is a genomic region from Neosynechococcus sphagnicola sy1.
GCTGTTCAGGGCTGGGAACTGTGGGGCTTTGCACCTCGGAAGCCATTGATGAGGTAGCACCCAGTAAGGAGGCTCCCAGAAGTACAGGGCTAAATAGCAGGGATCTTAACCAAAACTTGTTCATAGTTACTAATGTCCTCACACCAGATTAAAGGACTCAAATTCTCACACTTCCTCGTAGCTAGAATATCAGCCAGAGTCGCAAATTTCTTGTGTTCCAGCACACATTGACGAGAAACCTGATTGTCAACAAAGACGATAGCCAACGTACGCCGCGTAGCGGAAAACCCCAAAAATGGGGTTTTCCTTGCATTCAAAGCGCTGAACTTAAGTTAATGTCTTCAGAGCTTTGCTTAGAACTTGAAGGTGGTTCTGATTGTACCAATCACAGCATCATTGGCATCACTCTGACCTTGGTTGACAATATAAATCACACCAGGGGTCACAGAGATGTAGTTGTTGATTTGGAACTTATAGTAGCCTTCAATATGGATGGGCACATTATTGGTGGCAGCTGGGCCAGCAACTTGTTGTGCATTCCCCAGATAGGGCTCAGCACCAACGATTAAGCCTGCCAGGTTACCCTTCATGAAGGCATCGGGGAAGGCAAACGCCATGGCGTAGCTCCAGATTTCACCTTGGTCGAGACCAGCAGAACCACCACCGGTGGGATCTGCGGATGTGTAGCTACCCCAAGCGCTGACAACAAACTTAGGCGTGAACTGGTAGGAAACCGACAGACCACCGGAATTTGTCGTAACTGCGGAGCCTAGACCGGGGAAGTTAGCCAGTTGTGTCCCCACAACTCCTACTGCATCGCCGGTACCACCGTAATTAAAGATGGAAGACCCAGCCGTTGCGTAAGCATTAACGTAGGTTGCAGCAACCTTCAGCTTGCCTTTTAGGGGCTGGAAGCTCAATTGAGCTAAGGCACCATAACCACCATTGAAGAGACCATTGGAATTCAACGGAGTGGCGGCAGAACTGGTATCATCCCCAGCCAAATAGCCAAGGTTAAAGCCAATGACATCATTGAACTTGTAGGTGAAGCCAATCCCACTACCACCACCAATGTTGTAGATTGCATTATCTTGACCAAAGAAGGTCAGAGCGCCACTACCACCGCCGAAGTCCTCGTTATAGGGGTTAGCAGTTGTGATCACGTAGTCACTGTGCAAACCACCCACGGCTGCTACATAAACCTGAGCCTTGCTGGTGACGGGGAAGTAGTAGGCCAACCAGTCAACAATCACATCATTGCTGGTGTTGAGCTGAAAGGTTTGACGACCTTCACCAGAGGTGTTGGTTGTTACACCGGCACCAATCGGCGCGTTGCCATCAAAGTTAAACAGGGGAGCATTGGCAGAGGACAACCGGGTAATCAACAAGTCTTTCCCGGTGAAGCTGGAATTCAGCGCCAAACGTACCCGGTTTTGGAAGACTGCTTCGTTACTATCGTTCGCTGCGGAAAGGGCAAAAATGACTTCCCCTTGCAGTTTGGTGGTTGTCGAGAATTGCTGAGCTTCTAGCTGAGTGGTGCGAGCTTCTAGGGCATCTACGCGGCCACGGAGGGTTGCCAGTTCAGCAGCAA
It encodes:
- a CDS encoding iron uptake porin; the protein is MSKILLNSLLIGPAALGAVLMVSSASLAADASAKTDLAASQITVDAPTTTVNSVSSLALPVQIAATPVAAPEAAAPVAPVAAPAEVAGLPNTAPVSSTADSLAQVSQYSNEGDTAAGQVTSVSQLSDVQPTDWAFQALQSLVERYGCIAGYPDGTYRGQRAMTRFEFAAGLNACMDRVNELIASATADLVRKEDLLAIQKLQEEFAAELATLRGRVDALEARTTQLEAQQFSTTTKLQGEVIFALSAANDSNEAVFQNRVRLALNSSFTGKDLLITRLSSANAPLFNFDGNAPIGAGVTTNTSGEGRQTFQLNTSNDVIVDWLAYYFPVTSKAQVYVAAVGGLHSDYVITTANPYNEDFGGGSGALTFFGQDNAIYNIGGGSGIGFTYKFNDVIGFNLGYLAGDDTSSAATPLNSNGLFNGGYGALAQLSFQPLKGKLKVAATYVNAYATAGSSIFNYGGTGDAVGVVGTQLANFPGLGSAVTTNSGGLSVSYQFTPKFVVSAWGSYTSADPTGGGSAGLDQGEIWSYAMAFAFPDAFMKGNLAGLIVGAEPYLGNAQQVAGPAATNNVPIHIEGYYKFQINNYISVTPGVIYIVNQGQSDANDAVIGTIRTTFKF